In Zunongwangia profunda SM-A87, the following proteins share a genomic window:
- a CDS encoding TolC family protein — translation MINRFKKYKRFSYLGVTAGIMLSITSCVPSLSEKTASKEVPGNYHNSQDSLATKSFNSADTTSSASIDWKTFFDDPNLIALIDTALENNQELNIMLQELKVAQSEVQARKGEYLPSIGLKAGAGVDKVGKYTRDGAVEENLEIKEGKAFPDPLPDYMIGLNAQWEVDIWNKLHNAKKSAVMRYLSSVEGRNFMVTNLIAEIANSYYELLALDNQLQIVKNNIEIQERAYRIVKLQMQAARVTQLAVSKFNAEVLHTKSLQYDIQQRITETENKLNFLVGRYPQPIARSTEAFATILPKQIDAGLPAQLLQNRPDIRQAEFELQASKLDIKVAKARFYPSFGISANIGYQAFNPDYLLNTPESLIYSVAGDLVAPLVNRNAIKAAYKTANAKQIQAAFDYEQTVLKAYIEVANQLSKIDNLKKSYDLRAAEVDALTESIKISNKLFRNARAEYMEVLMTQRDALESKFDLVETKMQQMTAVVNMYQALGGGWNKD, via the coding sequence ATGATAAATAGATTTAAAAAATATAAGCGTTTCTCTTATTTAGGCGTTACAGCAGGAATTATGCTGAGTATTACGTCTTGTGTACCTTCATTATCAGAGAAAACCGCAAGTAAAGAGGTTCCCGGGAATTATCATAATTCCCAGGATTCTCTTGCTACTAAAAGTTTTAATTCCGCAGATACTACAAGCTCGGCTTCTATAGATTGGAAAACATTTTTTGATGATCCCAACCTGATAGCTTTAATTGATACCGCGCTTGAAAATAATCAGGAGTTAAATATTATGCTGCAGGAGCTAAAGGTCGCTCAAAGTGAAGTACAGGCTAGAAAAGGTGAATATTTACCATCAATTGGATTAAAAGCAGGTGCTGGAGTTGATAAAGTGGGTAAATATACACGCGATGGAGCAGTAGAAGAGAATTTGGAGATTAAAGAAGGAAAGGCCTTTCCGGATCCACTTCCTGATTACATGATAGGCTTAAATGCGCAGTGGGAAGTAGATATTTGGAACAAACTTCATAACGCTAAAAAATCTGCCGTGATGCGCTATTTATCCAGCGTAGAGGGAAGAAATTTTATGGTAACCAATTTGATAGCTGAAATTGCTAATTCTTATTACGAATTACTGGCTTTAGATAATCAGCTCCAGATTGTGAAAAATAATATCGAAATTCAGGAAAGAGCCTACAGGATTGTAAAATTACAGATGCAGGCCGCTCGTGTTACCCAGCTTGCGGTAAGTAAATTTAATGCAGAAGTCTTACATACCAAAAGCTTACAATATGATATTCAGCAAAGAATTACGGAAACAGAAAATAAGCTGAATTTCCTTGTTGGTCGTTATCCACAACCAATAGCGCGTAGTACTGAAGCATTTGCAACGATACTTCCAAAGCAAATCGATGCTGGTTTACCGGCGCAATTATTACAGAACAGGCCGGATATACGTCAGGCAGAATTTGAGCTTCAGGCATCAAAACTTGATATTAAAGTTGCAAAAGCCCGATTTTATCCTTCATTCGGGATTTCAGCGAATATCGGGTATCAGGCTTTTAATCCGGATTACCTGTTAAATACACCAGAATCCTTAATTTATTCTGTTGCAGGGGATCTGGTAGCACCTTTAGTGAACCGAAATGCCATAAAAGCAGCCTATAAAACTGCAAATGCCAAGCAAATTCAGGCGGCTTTCGATTACGAACAAACCGTTTTGAAAGCCTATATAGAAGTGGCCAATCAATTGTCTAAAATCGATAATCTTAAGAAGAGTTATGATTTAAGAGCTGCGGAAGTAGATGCCTTAACGGAGTCGATAAAGATCTCGAATAAATTGTTTAGAAATGCAAGAGCAGAATATATGGAGGTGTTAATGACCCAAAGGGATGCCCTGGAATCTAAATTTGATCTTGTAGAAACTAAAATGCAACAAATGACGGCTGTTGTGAATATGTATCAGGCGCTTGGTGGCGGCTGGAATAAAGATTAA
- a CDS encoding RagB/SusD family nutrient uptake outer membrane protein translates to MKHRILTVFAGLSVLAFTNCTDLEEEILDESLTGSEDLVQPVSGSMAAAYGILPQTFRHTRYFGLQEIPSDEAILPPRTGLGGTQWADNDTYTTAHRHLMSSSNSLVTESWSYLTTALFRTVAAIDVITPLAETGDAEAVQALAEMRALRAYENLLFLDSWGLAFKKETTSETSEILRGEEAVAYIESEFLTALANINNEHGPGRMTEDAIYGFLAKLYLNAAVYRDPYGTPNFTDADMQKVVEYTDNIINNGGYSLSSEYFDLFNDENHDNSELIFALDLRGVLNNDHNRWAYWSMSGSLFPRPGDFYLSMDGTDGPAMTSDFYQTWVDAYGNEDPADADARFYKKNAQVPAELEDISGLTPYKNDTLGKLSDKDHYFIAGADFEIDRGIIRGTMWAPRKQNFRSGSFMTGTDANGNSGYRIYPLAEARENGSDPEDITYYVDHTLNISLDGSAGYASGYRFAKWQFSKTSDDGNNYSSVDLILLRLADVYLMRAEAKLRMGNNAGALQDVNTVRTSRDARPDQTPAALSSIDLETLYRELGFEFYWEMHRRQDQIRFGTYEDSWTSKSDSDPQHRLFPIPQEAIDGASNVEGYLVQNPGY, encoded by the coding sequence ATGAAACATAGAATTCTAACTGTATTTGCAGGACTTAGCGTATTGGCATTTACAAATTGTACAGATTTAGAAGAAGAAATATTAGACGAATCATTAACAGGATCTGAAGACCTCGTACAACCAGTTTCGGGTTCGATGGCCGCAGCCTACGGAATTCTTCCACAAACCTTTAGACATACCCGTTATTTTGGTTTACAGGAAATCCCGTCAGACGAAGCAATTTTACCTCCCAGAACAGGTTTAGGCGGTACACAATGGGCAGATAACGATACCTATACCACAGCACACAGGCATCTAATGTCTTCAAGCAATAGTCTGGTAACCGAATCCTGGAGCTATTTAACTACTGCATTATTTAGAACGGTGGCTGCAATAGATGTAATAACTCCTCTTGCTGAAACCGGTGACGCTGAGGCGGTACAAGCTTTAGCTGAAATGAGAGCTTTAAGGGCCTATGAAAACTTGTTATTTTTAGATAGTTGGGGACTGGCTTTTAAAAAAGAAACAACTTCTGAAACCTCTGAAATTTTAAGGGGAGAAGAAGCAGTGGCTTATATCGAATCTGAATTTTTAACCGCACTTGCGAATATCAATAATGAACATGGTCCCGGTAGGATGACTGAAGATGCGATTTACGGATTTTTAGCGAAACTTTATCTAAATGCCGCGGTGTATAGAGATCCTTATGGAACGCCTAATTTTACTGATGCTGATATGCAAAAAGTGGTAGAATACACCGATAATATTATTAATAATGGCGGGTATTCATTATCCTCAGAATATTTTGATCTTTTTAATGATGAAAATCATGATAATTCAGAGTTAATTTTTGCTTTGGATTTACGCGGTGTTCTTAATAATGATCATAACCGTTGGGCATATTGGTCCATGTCTGGTTCGCTTTTTCCAAGACCTGGTGATTTTTACTTAAGTATGGATGGGACCGATGGTCCTGCAATGACCTCAGATTTTTATCAAACCTGGGTTGATGCTTATGGTAATGAGGATCCTGCAGATGCAGATGCAAGATTCTACAAAAAAAATGCGCAAGTACCAGCTGAGCTGGAAGATATTTCGGGATTAACACCTTATAAAAACGATACTTTAGGAAAGCTAAGTGATAAAGACCATTATTTTATAGCAGGAGCTGACTTTGAAATCGACCGCGGAATTATTCGTGGAACGATGTGGGCACCTAGAAAGCAAAATTTCAGATCGGGTAGTTTTATGACAGGAACCGATGCTAATGGAAATTCGGGTTATAGAATTTATCCTCTGGCTGAAGCTCGTGAAAATGGATCTGATCCTGAGGATATTACTTATTACGTCGATCATACTTTAAATATAAGCCTGGATGGTAGTGCTGGTTATGCAAGTGGTTATCGTTTTGCTAAATGGCAGTTTAGTAAAACTTCAGACGATGGTAACAACTACAGTAGTGTAGACCTTATATTATTACGTTTGGCCGATGTGTATTTAATGAGAGCTGAAGCGAAATTAAGAATGGGTAATAATGCTGGTGCTCTACAAGATGTAAATACGGTAAGAACTTCTCGTGATGCAAGGCCAGATCAAACTCCGGCTGCATTATCATCGATAGATCTTGAAACTTTATATAGAGAATTAGGGTTCGAATTCTATTGGGAAATGCACCGTCGTCAGGATCAAATTAGATTTGGAACGTATGAAGATTCGTGGACTTCAAAGTCAGATAGTGACCCACAACACAGACTTTTTCCAATTCCGCAGGAAGCGATCGATGGAGCTTCTAATGTAGAAGGCTACTTGGTACAGAATCCGGGATATTAA
- a CDS encoding SusC/RagA family TonB-linked outer membrane protein — MYFKITQLKSKKVLFGLSVLLFSQATEATSLSMPSRDFTITNKSIQRSISGVVTDDQGVPLPGATVMVKGTSNGVTTNFDGEYTIEVQEGDILQISFVGFKTFEKRVTGQTNYDIQLETDSASLDEVLVVGYGTQKKSDLTGAVSSVGEEEFNKGINTNPGNLLQGKVSGLNVTNASGEPGSGQDIVIRGVGTLRSGTSPLYVIDGFVLDNSSTGMPTNPLNFINTEDIESINVLKDASAAAIYGSRAANGVVVITTKKGKAGRTQMNVSASTAISSIANKIDVFSADEFRRVVQEIGGSLSDNGADTDWQDELTRTAITNDVNFSMSGGTSQTSYFASLGARDQEGILNNSNLKRYSGRVNVTQKGLNDRLKVDLNLSATRTENERPDIQTMVSNMLSLNPTTPAYTDWEPTIFGTGINPLIIEDIYGDYAFNNRMIANISPSLEIIDGLTYKLNLGVDYSKTDRDEQLIPYSADPDYAEGSIRSSFTTNRNTLVENTLNYETAFGDHDLGLLAGHSYQKFYVHNKSFYFTNFPDNGIEPRYQLGEARGEDNTQSSDAVQNELQSFFGRVNYEYADKYLVTATVRSDGSTKFGKNNEYAVFPSFALGWNIYKEDFMDDSVFSNLKLRASWGKSGNQEIPSKQTNLSYGESFQDNDIYPINGNETTREDYPYGLVFARTANPDLQWEETAQTNIGIDFGLFDQKLTGTVDYFLKETTDVLLYFSTQDPIDEVGYTWQNIPNMKIENSGLEFSLDYQSDQTKDFSYNIGGNFSYIKNEITDSPFTIVTTGTAQGSGQTGATINGYMNNQPIGNFFVRQFEGIGPDGLNQFKDINGDGQIDDSDRVSSGSAVPDFLYAFYTKFNYKNFYLGLNFNGVSGNKIYNHTRMSLFNMTQISNSLNTTDQAIQFRNEDATNSNTVSTRYLEDGSFLRLNNATLAYDLDPTAVGLGDWIKNFRLSVTGQNLFVITDYSGFDPELNTGSSSDSKSYGIDYYTYPKARTVVFGLNVSF, encoded by the coding sequence ATGTATTTTAAAATTACACAATTAAAATCGAAAAAGGTATTATTTGGACTTTCAGTTTTACTTTTTTCGCAAGCTACTGAAGCTACTTCTTTAAGTATGCCTTCAAGAGACTTTACGATTACCAATAAATCCATTCAGCGCTCAATTAGTGGTGTGGTCACTGACGATCAGGGTGTGCCACTTCCTGGAGCAACCGTAATGGTTAAAGGTACCAGCAATGGGGTAACCACTAATTTTGATGGGGAATATACAATCGAAGTTCAGGAAGGAGATATTCTTCAGATATCTTTTGTAGGCTTTAAAACTTTCGAAAAAAGAGTAACCGGACAAACCAATTATGATATCCAGTTAGAAACAGATAGCGCTTCTTTAGACGAGGTTCTTGTCGTTGGATATGGTACTCAAAAAAAATCAGATTTAACCGGCGCTGTAAGTTCTGTAGGTGAAGAAGAATTCAATAAAGGTATCAATACGAACCCCGGTAATTTATTACAGGGTAAGGTTTCCGGATTAAATGTCACTAATGCCAGTGGTGAACCAGGCTCAGGTCAGGATATTGTGATTAGAGGTGTAGGGACACTTCGTTCCGGTACTTCTCCATTATATGTTATTGATGGTTTTGTACTGGATAATTCCTCTACGGGAATGCCTACAAATCCATTAAATTTTATTAATACGGAAGATATTGAATCGATTAACGTATTGAAAGATGCTTCAGCTGCAGCAATTTATGGTTCTCGTGCGGCAAATGGTGTGGTAGTAATCACCACTAAAAAAGGAAAGGCAGGAAGAACACAAATGAATGTATCTGCTTCTACCGCTATTTCTTCTATTGCCAATAAAATAGATGTATTTTCTGCAGATGAATTTAGAAGAGTAGTTCAGGAAATCGGAGGAAGTTTAAGTGATAATGGTGCTGATACCGATTGGCAGGATGAACTTACCAGAACCGCCATTACCAATGATGTCAATTTTTCGATGAGCGGGGGAACTTCTCAAACTTCTTATTTCGCATCCTTAGGTGCCAGAGATCAGGAAGGGATATTAAATAATAGTAATTTAAAACGTTATTCGGGTAGAGTAAATGTCACCCAAAAAGGATTAAATGATCGTTTAAAGGTAGATTTAAACTTATCTGCTACCAGAACCGAAAATGAACGCCCGGATATCCAGACTATGGTGAGTAATATGTTGTCATTAAACCCAACAACACCTGCGTATACTGATTGGGAGCCCACAATTTTCGGTACAGGAATCAATCCGTTGATTATCGAAGATATATATGGGGATTATGCTTTCAATAATAGAATGATTGCGAATATTTCTCCTTCTCTAGAGATCATTGATGGCTTAACTTACAAATTAAACTTAGGGGTGGATTATTCCAAAACAGATAGAGATGAACAATTAATACCATACTCTGCAGATCCGGATTATGCAGAGGGCTCTATAAGATCTTCGTTTACTACTAATCGAAATACCTTAGTTGAAAATACTTTAAATTATGAAACAGCTTTTGGGGATCATGATTTAGGTCTTTTAGCAGGACATTCTTATCAGAAGTTCTACGTTCATAATAAAAGCTTCTATTTTACAAATTTTCCTGATAATGGTATCGAGCCTAGATATCAACTTGGAGAAGCAAGAGGAGAAGATAATACTCAATCTTCAGATGCTGTCCAAAATGAGTTACAGTCTTTCTTTGGAAGGGTAAATTACGAGTATGCCGACAAATATTTGGTAACGGCAACAGTACGTTCTGATGGTTCTACCAAATTTGGTAAAAATAATGAGTATGCCGTATTTCCATCTTTCGCCTTAGGTTGGAATATCTACAAAGAAGATTTTATGGATGATTCAGTTTTCAGCAACTTAAAGCTAAGAGCAAGTTGGGGAAAATCAGGTAACCAGGAAATTCCTTCTAAGCAAACCAATTTGAGTTACGGCGAAAGTTTCCAGGACAATGATATTTACCCCATAAATGGAAACGAAACGACCAGAGAAGATTATCCTTATGGTTTAGTTTTCGCACGTACCGCAAATCCAGACCTACAATGGGAAGAAACTGCACAAACAAATATCGGGATCGATTTTGGACTTTTTGATCAAAAATTAACAGGAACAGTAGATTATTTCCTAAAGGAAACCACAGATGTTTTGCTTTATTTCTCTACGCAGGATCCTATCGATGAGGTTGGATATACCTGGCAAAATATTCCTAATATGAAAATTGAAAATTCAGGATTAGAATTTTCTTTAGATTACCAGAGCGATCAAACAAAAGATTTCTCTTATAATATAGGAGGGAATTTCTCTTATATCAAAAACGAAATTACCGATTCTCCATTTACGATTGTAACTACCGGTACTGCACAAGGCTCGGGGCAAACAGGCGCAACCATTAATGGGTATATGAACAATCAACCAATTGGTAACTTTTTTGTAAGACAGTTTGAAGGTATTGGCCCAGACGGCTTAAACCAGTTTAAAGATATTAATGGTGATGGTCAGATCGATGATAGTGATCGTGTATCTTCAGGAAGTGCCGTTCCAGATTTTCTTTATGCTTTCTACACGAAATTTAATTATAAAAATTTCTATTTAGGTTTAAATTTTAATGGTGTTAGCGGTAACAAAATTTATAACCATACCAGAATGAGTTTGTTTAATATGACGCAAATTTCAAACTCCCTTAATACAACAGATCAGGCGATCCAATTTCGTAATGAGGACGCCACAAACAGTAATACGGTGTCTACAAGGTATCTTGAAGATGGTAGCTTTTTACGTCTAAATAATGCTACTTTGGCTTACGATTTAGATCCAACTGCAGTTGGGCTGGGAGATTGGATAAAGAACTTCAGATTATCGGTAACCGGGCAGAACTTATTCGTAATTACCGATTATAGCGGATTTGATCCCGAATTAAATACAGGAAGTAGTAGTGATTCAAAATCTTATGGTATCGATTATTACACCTATCCTAAAGCCAGAACGGTTGTTTTTGGTTTAAATGTATCCTTTTAA
- a CDS encoding metallophosphoesterase family protein, producing MKRISLLLILMCNLMIAQNNTHTIAFVADIHLLDIYADYENFEGLPVPGQSQKAKIRTMQAQLHSTRLFNENYFVLKAVLDDIAQRGIKLVAFPGDYTDDGQPLNIEGLAKILKNYEQQYGISFFITTGNHDPVAPYNTSGGKPDFLGKNGKEQAIFSNVLSLPLEERSDVLLEPKLEKAGYKFILHSLSEFGFFPKQKYSYWETPFSSYSYQDYSFRKAEKEATLANRTYAINDSLEIPDASYLVEPVKGLWLLAIDGNSYLPRKNGGFGSASIGYNQTVDHKKHLFSWIKKVAQNAQKLNKKLIAFSHYPAVDFNDDASPQLKIFLGEKKWQLERVPEERIAKILIEAGIKLHFAGHMHINDTGKRDYKNGHFLVNIQTPSLAAYIPGYKILKLDKNTAEVETVAIKEVPRFDELFPLYKTEHDYLKKSNLKTWNIDILNSKNYHDFTQYHLENLVDLRFLPNDWDPEFEAYVSGLTASDLYKIVAENPQTETEFSEWKGRDMILDFYKIRNADKLAFQDIPSQRLSDYKKIIEAKKQHQLSKSQNKNAQKLSQFLGIFDKFLNGLPANHFRIDLETGEVFSINNKQ from the coding sequence ATGAAGCGAATTTCGCTACTATTGATTTTAATGTGCAACCTGATGATCGCACAAAACAATACGCATACAATAGCTTTTGTGGCAGATATTCATTTACTGGATATCTATGCCGATTATGAAAATTTTGAGGGGCTACCGGTGCCCGGGCAATCTCAAAAAGCTAAAATAAGGACCATGCAGGCCCAATTACATTCTACACGCTTATTTAATGAAAATTACTTTGTGCTAAAGGCTGTGCTCGATGATATTGCGCAACGCGGAATTAAACTGGTGGCATTTCCCGGTGATTATACCGACGACGGCCAACCGCTAAATATAGAAGGCCTTGCAAAAATTCTAAAAAACTACGAACAGCAATACGGGATTTCATTTTTTATTACCACCGGCAATCATGACCCTGTTGCCCCCTATAACACTTCGGGCGGTAAACCTGATTTTTTAGGCAAAAATGGGAAAGAACAAGCCATTTTCAGTAATGTTTTATCATTACCGCTAGAAGAGCGAAGTGATGTGCTTTTAGAGCCTAAACTAGAAAAAGCAGGCTATAAGTTTATACTGCATAGTTTAAGTGAATTTGGGTTCTTCCCAAAACAAAAATACAGCTACTGGGAAACACCATTTTCATCGTATAGTTACCAGGATTATTCTTTCAGAAAAGCCGAAAAAGAAGCTACACTGGCAAATAGAACCTATGCTATAAATGACAGCCTAGAAATACCCGATGCCTCGTATTTAGTAGAACCCGTAAAAGGTTTGTGGCTTTTGGCTATTGATGGAAACTCATATTTACCCCGTAAAAATGGAGGTTTTGGCAGTGCAAGCATTGGCTATAATCAAACGGTCGATCATAAAAAGCATCTGTTTAGTTGGATAAAAAAAGTTGCTCAAAATGCCCAAAAATTAAATAAAAAACTGATTGCTTTTAGTCATTATCCTGCTGTAGATTTTAATGATGATGCCTCTCCACAGCTTAAAATTTTCCTTGGAGAGAAGAAATGGCAATTAGAACGGGTTCCTGAAGAACGTATCGCCAAAATCCTAATCGAGGCCGGAATAAAATTGCATTTTGCTGGACACATGCATATTAATGATACCGGAAAACGAGATTACAAAAACGGCCATTTTCTGGTAAATATCCAAACGCCTTCTTTGGCCGCCTATATTCCCGGTTATAAAATCCTGAAGTTAGACAAAAACACCGCAGAAGTAGAAACCGTTGCTATCAAAGAAGTTCCCAGGTTTGACGAATTGTTTCCTCTTTATAAAACAGAACATGATTATCTAAAAAAATCGAATCTTAAAACCTGGAATATCGATATTCTGAACAGTAAAAATTATCATGATTTTACTCAATATCATCTTGAAAACCTAGTAGACTTAAGATTCCTGCCAAATGATTGGGATCCAGAATTTGAAGCATATGTATCGGGACTCACTGCTAGTGATTTATATAAAATTGTTGCCGAAAACCCTCAAACTGAAACTGAATTTTCAGAATGGAAAGGTCGGGATATGATTTTAGATTTTTATAAAATTAGAAATGCTGATAAACTAGCTTTTCAGGATATTCCCTCACAACGGTTATCGGATTATAAAAAGATTATCGAAGCTAAAAAACAACATCAATTATCAAAATCCCAAAACAAAAATGCCCAAAAACTGAGTCAGTTTTTAGGCATTTTCGATAAGTTTTTAAATGGTCTCCCCGCAAATCATTTCAGAATTGATCTTGAAACAGGAGAAGTCTTTTCAATAAACAATAAACAGTAA
- a CDS encoding alkaline phosphatase codes for MENLKKIIALSVISVTMSCGKTSEEKQNNTTEVTEKEPLNIIFMVGDGMGIPQVSSAFYFGEHTPNFKQFESIGLSRTSSTSHLITDSAAGATAFSTGEKTYKRAIGVSSDTIALPTILEQLKEKGYQTGLISLTSITHATPAAYYAHVEDRDMHEEIAKQLVEAEVDFFAGGGKKYFQNREDGLHLYDSLKAKNYKLDTLELSKPDTARRNAYLLAEEGLPSKTEGRGDFLAEAAINGFNYFEANKKPFFMMIEGSYIDWGGHAKDDEMMIQEVLDFDKTIGVVLDFVKKHPNTLLVVTADHETGGVSIGKAYDESGKEIPQQVQVYFNTDQHSTELVPVFAKGQGEELFRGIYENNEIYHKLMQAINEN; via the coding sequence ATGGAAAATTTAAAAAAGATTATCGCATTATCTGTAATTTCAGTAACAATGAGCTGCGGAAAAACTTCCGAAGAAAAGCAAAATAATACAACTGAAGTTACCGAAAAAGAACCGCTGAATATCATCTTTATGGTTGGGGACGGGATGGGAATTCCGCAAGTTTCCAGTGCTTTTTATTTTGGTGAACATACGCCCAATTTTAAGCAATTTGAAAGTATAGGTCTTAGCCGTACTTCTAGTACCAGTCATTTAATTACAGATTCTGCCGCCGGAGCTACGGCTTTTTCTACCGGAGAGAAAACCTATAAAAGAGCAATCGGAGTTTCCTCAGATACGATTGCGCTGCCAACCATTTTAGAGCAATTAAAAGAAAAAGGCTATCAAACAGGACTAATTAGTTTAACCTCTATTACCCATGCCACTCCCGCTGCTTATTATGCGCATGTAGAAGATCGCGATATGCACGAAGAAATTGCAAAACAACTGGTAGAAGCTGAGGTTGACTTTTTTGCCGGTGGTGGTAAAAAGTATTTTCAAAATAGGGAAGATGGGCTACATCTTTACGATAGCTTAAAGGCGAAAAATTATAAATTAGATACTTTAGAATTAAGTAAACCAGACACTGCACGTCGTAATGCATATTTATTAGCAGAGGAAGGTTTGCCCTCTAAAACCGAAGGTCGTGGAGATTTTCTTGCTGAAGCTGCCATAAATGGATTTAATTATTTTGAAGCCAATAAGAAACCATTTTTTATGATGATTGAAGGTTCTTATATTGATTGGGGTGGTCACGCCAAAGATGATGAGATGATGATTCAGGAAGTTCTGGATTTCGATAAAACCATTGGTGTGGTCCTCGATTTTGTAAAAAAACACCCAAACACATTGTTGGTCGTTACTGCAGATCATGAAACCGGAGGTGTTAGCATTGGTAAAGCCTATGACGAAAGTGGGAAAGAAATTCCGCAGCAGGTACAGGTATATTTTAATACCGATCAGCATAGTACAGAGCTGGTTCCTGTTTTTGCAAAAGGTCAGGGCGAAGAATTGTTTAGAGGCATTTACGAAAACAACGAAATTTATCACAAATTAATGCAGGCTATCAATGAAAATTAA
- a CDS encoding alkaline phosphatase: MKINFYRTIQVVLTTIFFCGNLLAQSNYKFHSHNDYAQDFPFWKAYIHGASSIEADIFLKNDELYVTHSEDEIQADFTLENLYLKPLADLAKAGKLRNLQLLIDLKSESKTSLKKLVEVLNSYPELTQSDKISFVISGNRPRPNEYKDYPGFIEFDHQDLSDLEKTDLTKVALISQNFRDYSVWNGLGRITAPELKKVETAIKKAHDAGKPFRFWGAPDTKTAWSRFAEMGVDFINTDKPDEASKYLETLQTRKFELKTPISVYQPKFDYDKSTSPKNIILMIGDGNGLSQISSAVFANRGELTLTQLKNIGLVKTSSFDDLVTDSAAGGTAMATGTKTNNRAIGTDKDGKDLSNLTEILAKKGFLNGIMTTDFVTGATPSSFFAHVVERDDSESILEDLNKSKIDFFMAAGARDFEKIKDNFIQEDFSDFNDLENRTAVFLSENMLADASVRGDQFPKYVKKALQNLERQDKPYFLMIEAAKIDKNGHTNNASGIIEEMLDFDKTIAEVLKVADKNKNTLVVITADHETSGFGIMQGDLEKGKIEGGFLTHDHTGAMIPLFSYGPGSELFNGVYENTAVFHRILKALE; encoded by the coding sequence ATGAAAATTAATTTTTATAGAACAATACAGGTTGTTTTAACCACTATTTTTTTCTGTGGAAACCTATTGGCGCAAAGCAATTATAAATTTCATTCGCATAATGATTATGCTCAGGATTTCCCATTTTGGAAGGCCTATATTCATGGTGCATCTTCAATAGAAGCCGACATTTTTCTAAAAAATGATGAATTATATGTTACGCATTCTGAAGATGAAATTCAAGCTGATTTTACACTGGAAAATCTTTATCTAAAACCATTAGCTGATTTGGCTAAAGCAGGGAAGCTTAGAAACCTCCAGTTGTTGATCGATTTAAAATCTGAATCGAAAACGAGTCTTAAAAAGCTGGTAGAAGTTTTAAATTCATATCCTGAATTAACCCAAAGTGATAAGATTTCTTTTGTCATTTCTGGGAATAGGCCAAGGCCCAATGAATATAAAGACTATCCCGGTTTTATCGAATTTGATCATCAGGACTTGTCGGATTTAGAGAAAACCGATTTAACTAAGGTCGCATTGATTAGTCAGAATTTTAGAGATTATTCGGTTTGGAATGGATTGGGAAGGATCACAGCACCAGAACTTAAAAAAGTGGAAACAGCAATTAAAAAGGCTCATGATGCCGGCAAGCCTTTTCGTTTTTGGGGAGCACCAGATACCAAGACAGCCTGGAGCCGATTTGCAGAAATGGGTGTGGATTTTATCAATACCGATAAACCGGACGAAGCTTCAAAGTATTTGGAAACTTTGCAAACCCGAAAATTTGAGTTGAAAACGCCAATTTCAGTATACCAACCAAAATTTGACTATGATAAAAGTACCAGTCCAAAAAATATTATTTTAATGATTGGTGATGGTAATGGTTTGAGTCAGATTTCTTCCGCAGTATTCGCAAATCGAGGTGAATTAACGCTTACGCAATTAAAAAATATTGGTTTGGTAAAAACCTCTAGTTTCGACGATCTGGTAACCGATTCTGCCGCCGGAGGGACGGCGATGGCAACGGGAACGAAGACAAATAATCGAGCTATAGGGACCGATAAAGATGGGAAAGATTTATCAAATCTAACCGAGATTCTTGCTAAAAAAGGTTTTTTAAACGGAATTATGACCACCGATTTTGTAACCGGAGCTACGCCTTCGTCATTTTTCGCACATGTAGTGGAACGTGATGATAGCGAGAGCATTTTAGAAGATTTAAATAAAAGCAAAATCGACTTTTTTATGGCAGCCGGAGCTAGAGATTTTGAAAAAATCAAGGATAATTTTATTCAAGAAGATTTTTCAGACTTTAATGATCTGGAAAATCGAACTGCCGTTTTTCTTTCTGAGAATATGCTAGCTGATGCATCGGTTCGTGGCGATCAATTTCCAAAGTATGTGAAGAAAGCACTTCAGAATTTAGAACGTCAGGATAAACCATATTTTTTGATGATCGAAGCAGCCAAAATTGATAAAAATGGGCATACCAATAATGCGAGCGGAATCATAGAGGAGATGCTGGACTTCGATAAAACCATTGCTGAAGTGCTAAAAGTCGCCGATAAGAATAAAAATACCCTGGTGGTAATTACGGCAGATCATGAAACCTCTGGATTTGGAATTATGCAGGGCGATCTTGAAAAAGGAAAAATAGAAGGCGGATTTTTAACCCATGATCATACCGGTGCTATGATTCCATTATTTTCCTATGGCCCAGGATCTGAATTGTTTAATGGCGTTTACGAAAATACAGCGGTTTTTCATAGAATTTTGAAAGCATTAGAGTAG